The following proteins are co-located in the Xyrauchen texanus isolate HMW12.3.18 chromosome 41, RBS_HiC_50CHRs, whole genome shotgun sequence genome:
- the LOC127634318 gene encoding T-complex protein 1 subunit epsilon, with translation MSAMGTLAFDEYGRPFIIIKDQDTKSRLTGLEALKSHIMAAKAVANTLKTSLGPNGLDKMMVDKDGEVTVTNDGATILGMMDVDHQIAKLMVELSKSQDDEIGDGTTGVVVLAGALLEQAEQLLDRGIHPIRIADGYDQAARIAIEHLDKIGDSFPVDANNTEPLIQTAMTTLGSKVINRCHRQMAEIAVNAILTVADMERKDVDFELIKVEGKVGGKLEDTQLIKGVIVDKEFSHPQMPKVLRNTKIAILTCPFEPPKPKTKHKLDVTSVEDYKALQKYEKEKFEEMIRQVKENGANLAICQWGFDDEANHLLLQNELPAIRWVGGPEIELIAIATGGRIVPRFCELTPEKLGTAGLVKEICFGTTKDRMLVIEECKNSRAVTIFIRGGNKMIIEEAKRALHDALCVIRNLIKDNRVVYGGGASEISCALAVNQAADKCPSLEQYAMRAFADAMEVIPMALAENSGFNPIQTMTEVRARQVKESNSALGIDCLQLSTNDMKQQHVIETLIGKKQQISLATQVVKMILKIDDIRGPGESED, from the exons ATGTCTGCAATGGGGACTCTCGCCTTCGATGAATATGGAAGGCCGTTCATCATCATAAAGGATCAGGATACGAAATCTCGCTTGACTGGCCTGGAAGCTCTGAAG TCACACATTATGGCAGCTAAAGCTGTTGCCAACACCCTGAAAACATCACTGGGCCCAAATG gaCTAGACAAGATGATGGTGGATAAGGATGGTGAGGTGACTGTGACCAATGATGGTGCGACCATTCTTGGCATGATGGATGTTGACCACCAGATTGCCAAGCTCATGGTTGAACTCTCCAAGTCTCAAGATGATGAAATTGGAGATGGTACCACTGGTGTTGTTG TCTTGGCAGGAGCTCTGCTTGAGCAGGCCGAACAGCTGTTGGACCGAGGTATTCACCCCATCAGGATTGCAGATGGTTATGACCAGGCTGCAAGGATTGCCATTGAACATCTCGACAAGATTGGAGATAGTTTCCCAGTGGATGCCAACAACACAGAACCACTCATTCAGACAGCCATGACCACACTTGGATCAAAAGT GATCAACCGATGCCACAGACAGATGGCAGAGATTGCTGTCAATGCCATCTTGACAGTGGCAGATATGGAGAGGAAGGATGTTGACTTTGAGCTTATCAAAGTGGAAGGAAAGGTTGGTGGTAAACTCGAGGACACTCAGCTCATCAAAGGTGTCATTGTGGACAAAGAATTCAGCCACCCTCAGATGCCCAAG GTACTGAGAAACACAAAAATTGCCATCCTCACCTGCCCGTTTGAGCCACCCAAGCCCAAAACAAAGCATAAGTTGGACGTAACCTCAGTGGAGGACTACAAAGCTCTGCAGAAGTATGAAAAGGAGAAGTTTGAGGAAATGATTAGACAG GTCAAGGAGAATGGGGCAAATCTTGCCATTTGCCAGTGGGGATTTGATGATGAGGCCAATCACTTGCTCCTGCAGAATGAACTTCCTGCAATCCGCTGGGTCGGTGGACCGGAGATTGAG CTCATTGCCATTGCTACTGGAGGCCGTATTGTACCCAGATTCTGTGAGCTGACGCCAGAAAAGTTGGGCACTGCTGGGCTGGTGAAGGAAATCTGCTTTGGGACCACTAAAGACAGAATGCTGGTTATTGAGGAGTGCAAAAACTCCAGAGCCGTGACCATCTTCATCCGTGGGGGAAACAAAATG ATTATTGAAGAGGCTAAAAGAGCTCTTCATGATGCTTTGTGCGTCATCCGAAACCTCATAAAGGATAACCGCGTTGTTTACGGTGGTGGTGCCTCAGAGATTTCCTGTGCTCTTGCAGTCAACCAGGCAGCTGATAAG TGCCCCTCTTTGGAACAGTATGCCATGAGAGCTTTTGCTGATGCTATGGAGGTTATCCCTATGGCACTTGCAGAAAACAGTGGTTTCAACCCCATTCAAacaatgacagaggtcagagccCGACAAGTCAAAGAGAGCAACTCCGCACTTGGAATTGATTGCCTACAATTATCAACAAATG ACATGAAGCAACAACATGTGATTGAAACCCTCATTGGAAAGAAAC